One genomic segment of Paenibacillus xylanexedens includes these proteins:
- a CDS encoding cobyrinate a,c-diamide synthase: MTIADRNARPRLIIAGTGSGAGKTTVTLGLMRALAQRGLSVQGFKCGPDYIDPTYHTAVTGRPSRNLDAWMTSPEYVRDTFEKASAGHDISIIEGVMGLYDGKDPLSNTGSTAEIALVTQTPVILVVDVRSMARSAAAIVLGFQQLEPELNIAGVIVNRCGSAGHYTIVKKAIEQMCGIPVVGWLKRDEDMSIPERHLGLVPAIERGELEPLFQRAADVLMEGTDLDLLLALAASAPPLNAEEVSPAATAHADPANAELGQSYESLSNSVIHVNNRHVSYAMQPVIAVARDAAFNFYYPDNLELLEVAGAQLQYFSPLAGEGIPTDVDSVYLGGGFPEEFAAEIAGNQKFLEGLRRAAQSNMPLFAECGGYMVLGETLTDREGVTFDMAGIIPAQVQMQKKRAALGYREASSVRDSFLLKKGEVLRGHEFHYSTMTYRDEETIPYAYETKGLSGLKQEGYAAGNIVAGYTHVHLGSYPAAARRWVEHCSAYRQERYIQR; the protein is encoded by the coding sequence ATGACCATTGCAGATCGTAACGCCAGACCCCGACTTATCATTGCAGGCACCGGAAGTGGTGCAGGAAAAACGACAGTAACCTTGGGGCTAATGAGAGCACTTGCTCAGCGTGGCTTGAGTGTACAAGGGTTCAAATGTGGCCCGGACTATATTGATCCGACATACCATACCGCCGTCACGGGCAGACCGTCACGTAATCTGGATGCATGGATGACATCGCCTGAATACGTGAGAGATACGTTCGAGAAGGCATCGGCGGGACATGATATTTCCATTATTGAAGGCGTTATGGGTCTCTACGATGGCAAAGATCCGCTCAGCAATACAGGCTCAACTGCAGAGATTGCTCTGGTCACGCAGACCCCTGTGATTCTGGTTGTGGACGTACGCAGCATGGCTCGCAGTGCGGCCGCGATTGTCCTGGGTTTTCAACAGCTGGAGCCTGAATTAAATATTGCCGGAGTGATCGTCAACCGGTGTGGAAGTGCGGGTCATTATACGATTGTGAAAAAAGCCATTGAGCAGATGTGCGGCATTCCGGTGGTTGGCTGGCTGAAGCGTGACGAGGACATGTCCATTCCGGAGAGACATTTGGGGCTGGTACCTGCCATTGAGCGTGGTGAACTGGAGCCGTTATTTCAGAGGGCTGCCGATGTGCTGATGGAAGGCACCGATCTGGATCTTCTTCTGGCTCTGGCGGCAAGCGCCCCGCCTTTGAATGCAGAAGAAGTGAGTCCTGCGGCTACTGCCCACGCTGATCCTGCTAATGCTGAATTAGGCCAAAGTTACGAGTCACTTTCCAACTCAGTGATCCACGTTAATAATCGACATGTATCATATGCGATGCAGCCTGTCATTGCCGTTGCGCGCGATGCGGCATTTAATTTCTATTATCCTGATAATCTGGAATTGCTCGAAGTAGCCGGGGCTCAATTACAATACTTCAGTCCGCTCGCTGGTGAAGGTATTCCAACAGATGTAGATAGCGTCTATTTGGGCGGCGGGTTTCCAGAGGAATTTGCAGCAGAGATTGCCGGTAACCAAAAGTTCTTGGAAGGACTTCGACGGGCAGCACAATCCAACATGCCTTTATTTGCCGAGTGTGGTGGTTACATGGTGCTTGGAGAAACGTTGACCGACCGAGAGGGAGTTACTTTCGACATGGCGGGCATTATCCCCGCACAGGTGCAGATGCAGAAGAAGCGCGCTGCGCTTGGCTACCGTGAAGCAAGTAGCGTTCGGGATTCCTTTTTGCTGAAAAAGGGTGAAGTACTTAGGGGTCATGAATTTCATTATTCGACAATGACCTATCGTGATGAAGAAACGATCCCTTATGCGTATGAGACCAAGGGGTTAAGTGGCTTGAAGCAAGAGGGATATGCCGCAGGCA